One segment of Candidatus Liberimonas magnetica DNA contains the following:
- a CDS encoding SIS domain-containing protein has protein sequence MKEKIAKLISDSIEAKQKMLSAEQVLVIEGIANKLIGAYRSCKKMVAFGNGGSASDAAHFAGEMVSRFEKDRRALPAIAFTTNMSTITSIGNDYSYENIFSRQVEALVQEGDVVIAISTSGSSPNVLKAVEEAKKLKAVTVGFTGAKDCKLKKVTDLCFCAPSTVTGRIQECHILAIHIICALVEESLFGKK, from the coding sequence ATGAAAGAAAAAATAGCAAAATTAATCAGCGACAGTATAGAGGCAAAACAAAAAATGTTGTCGGCCGAACAAGTCCTAGTTATAGAGGGCATCGCAAATAAGCTTATTGGTGCTTACCGCTCATGCAAGAAAATGGTCGCTTTCGGGAACGGCGGTTCTGCCAGCGATGCGGCGCATTTTGCCGGTGAAATGGTCTCCCGTTTTGAGAAAGACCGCAGGGCCCTTCCTGCCATAGCCTTTACTACGAATATGTCTACGATAACTTCTATAGGCAACGATTACAGTTATGAGAATATATTTTCAAGACAGGTTGAAGCTTTGGTCCAGGAAGGCGATGTGGTAATCGCTATATCAACAAGCGGCAGCTCTCCCAATGTGCTCAAGGCCGTGGAAGAAGCAAAAAAGCTTAAGGCAGTAACCGTAGGTTTTACAGGGGCAAAAGACTGCAAGCTGAAAAAAGTAACAGACTTATGTTTCTGTGCTCCAAGCACAGTTACCGGAAGGATACAGGAATGTCACATTCTTGCTATTCATATAATCTGCGCTTTGGTAGAGGAGAGTCTTTTTGGCAAAAAATAG
- a CDS encoding adenylyltransferase/cytidyltransferase family protein yields MAKNSPSKVRSRKSLKQTLIRLKNKGKKIVFTNGCFDLLHLGHIKLFKKAKTLGDILVIGLNSDSSLKKLKGPLRPLVKEGARAQVLACLEPVDYITIFGEETPEKLIMELKPDVLVKGGDYRLNEIAGRQYVKKVYIFPVIKGYSTTSLIKKIVKVYGNK; encoded by the coding sequence TTGGCAAAAAATAGCCCTTCTAAAGTCCGATCAAGAAAATCGTTAAAACAAACACTCATACGTTTAAAGAACAAAGGGAAAAAAATTGTTTTTACTAACGGTTGTTTTGACCTTTTACACCTCGGGCATATAAAGCTTTTTAAAAAAGCAAAAACTCTGGGCGATATCCTGGTGATAGGGCTTAATTCCGATTCCTCTTTAAAGAAACTGAAAGGCCCTTTGCGGCCTCTTGTAAAGGAAGGAGCAAGGGCGCAGGTTTTGGCCTGCCTTGAACCGGTTGATTACATAACGATTTTTGGCGAAGAGACGCCGGAAAAACTTATTATGGAATTAAAACCGGACGTCCTGGTCAAAGGTGGAGATTATAGGTTAAATGAAATAGCCGGAAGGCAATACGTTAAAAAGGTCTACATTTTCCCTGTTATTAAAGGGTATTCAACGACAAGTTTAATAAAGAAAATAGTAAAGGTCTATGGCAACAAATAA
- a CDS encoding thiamine-phosphate pyrophosphorylase, with amino-acid sequence MATNKMQNAKCKMQNELRLIDANLNRCREGLRVIEDTLRFILDDGKLYKKVRSLRHKLETGTKKLYPELISNRDSSRDAGRSIKEGRRGSIKGILIANFKRSQESLRVLEEYSRLIASGAGRSFKEIRYSVYDIEKKALTDMK; translated from the coding sequence ATGGCAACAAATAAAATGCAAAATGCAAAATGCAAAATGCAAAATGAACTGCGTTTGATAGATGCGAATTTAAACAGGTGCAGGGAAGGCTTAAGAGTTATTGAAGATACCTTGCGTTTTATTTTAGATGACGGCAAACTCTATAAAAAAGTAAGGTCTTTGCGCCACAAACTGGAAACAGGTACGAAAAAGCTTTATCCGGAACTGATCTCAAACAGGGACAGTTCTAGAGATGCCGGACGCAGTATTAAAGAAGGCAGAAGAGGAAGCATTAAGGGTATCCTTATAGCGAACTTCAAGCGCAGCCAGGAATCCCTTAGGGTCCTTGAAGAATACAGCCGTTTAATAGCGTCCGGGGCAGGAAGAAGTTTTAAGGAAATCAGGTACAGTGTCTACGATATAGAAAAAAAAGCCCTTACGGATATGAAATAA
- the thiC gene encoding phosphomethylpyrimidine synthase ThiC, whose product MTILELLKKNKVDDCIKTVAQKEGLPEQTIVDGLVKGEIVIPKNINRQIKKLCGIGKGLKTKVNANIGTSPERISVDEEMQKLDAAISAGADTIMDLSTGGNLRKIRKTILENCPVPLGTVPIYQVACQTVEKGKNITKMEKGVLFDVIEEQAQEGVDFMTVHCGVTKESVSYLKNKKRIAGIVSRGGAFLAKWIGANNRENPLYEDFDRLLSIAKKYDVTLSLGDGLRPGCLADASDKAQMAELKILGELVLRCRKAAVQSMVEGPGHMPLGQIQGHVKEAKKLIFDAPYYLLGPLVTDVAAGYDHITSAIGGAIAASSGADFLCYVTPSEHLRLPDKSDVYQGVMASRIAGHAADIAKGIKGARAWDDEFSRNRKSLNWEKQEEMALDPEKFKAERSKMLPKDPKVCTMCGEFCAMKD is encoded by the coding sequence ATGACTATCTTAGAGTTACTCAAAAAAAATAAGGTTGATGATTGTATAAAGACCGTAGCGCAGAAAGAAGGTCTGCCGGAACAGACTATAGTTGACGGGCTTGTAAAAGGAGAGATAGTAATCCCAAAGAATATAAACAGGCAGATAAAAAAACTCTGCGGGATAGGTAAAGGGCTTAAAACAAAGGTCAATGCGAACATAGGAACTTCACCAGAACGTATCTCGGTAGATGAAGAGATGCAAAAACTTGATGCCGCGATCAGCGCAGGGGCTGATACCATAATGGACCTTTCAACCGGAGGGAACTTAAGGAAGATAAGAAAAACTATCCTTGAAAACTGCCCGGTCCCGTTGGGGACGGTCCCTATCTATCAGGTTGCCTGCCAGACAGTCGAGAAAGGCAAAAATATAACAAAGATGGAAAAAGGCGTTCTTTTTGACGTGATAGAAGAACAGGCACAGGAAGGCGTAGATTTCATGACTGTTCACTGCGGTGTCACAAAAGAAAGCGTAAGTTACTTAAAAAATAAAAAAAGGATAGCAGGCATAGTTTCAAGGGGCGGCGCTTTTCTTGCAAAATGGATAGGGGCAAATAACAGGGAAAATCCGTTATATGAAGATTTTGACAGGCTGCTTTCTATAGCAAAAAAATATGATGTCACTCTAAGCCTTGGGGACGGACTGAGGCCTGGGTGCCTGGCGGACGCGTCCGATAAAGCTCAGATGGCAGAGTTAAAGATATTGGGAGAACTTGTCTTGCGGTGCAGGAAAGCTGCTGTCCAGTCCATGGTTGAAGGTCCCGGGCATATGCCTCTAGGCCAGATACAGGGGCATGTAAAAGAGGCAAAAAAACTTATTTTTGATGCTCCATACTATCTCTTGGGCCCTCTTGTTACGGATGTTGCTGCAGGCTATGACCATATAACCTCTGCCATCGGCGGAGCAATAGCGGCGTCTTCCGGAGCTGATTTTTTGTGTTATGTAACCCCGTCGGAACATTTGAGGCTCCCGGATAAAAGCGACGTTTATCAGGGTGTTATGGCCTCAAGGATTGCAGGGCATGCCGCTGACATCGCAAAAGGCATTAAAGGCGCAAGGGCATGGGATGACGAGTTCTCCAGAAACCGCAAGAGCCTGAATTGGGAAAAGCAGGAAGAAATGGCGTTGGACCCGGAGAAATTCAAAGCCGAAAGAAGTAAAATGCTTCCGAAAGATCCGAAAGTTTGCACAATGTGCGGCGAGTTTTGCGCTATGAAGGATTGA
- the thrH gene encoding bifunctional phosphoserine phosphatase/homoserine phosphotransferase ThrH, with product MKIACLDLEGVLVPEIWIAVSEKTKITALRATTRDISDYDVLMRQRLKLLKENNLSLKAIQEVIGQLKPLDGALDFLNWLRERFQVAILSDTFDEFAMPLMRQLGYPMLLCHRLEIDKNGMVTGYKLRQKEAKRESVRAFKALNYQVVAVGDSYNDTLMLSEAHTGILFKPPQNVIDDFPQFPVTRNYAELKDVLLKMV from the coding sequence ATGAAAATTGCTTGTTTGGACCTTGAAGGGGTTTTGGTGCCTGAAATATGGATAGCTGTTTCAGAGAAAACTAAGATAACGGCTTTGAGGGCAACGACCAGGGATATTTCGGATTATGATGTCCTAATGCGGCAGCGATTGAAGTTATTAAAAGAAAATAATCTGAGTCTAAAGGCTATTCAGGAAGTGATCGGGCAGTTAAAGCCTCTTGACGGAGCTCTTGATTTTCTTAATTGGCTCAGAGAACGTTTTCAGGTGGCTATTTTGTCCGATACTTTCGATGAATTTGCTATGCCTCTAATGCGCCAGCTCGGTTATCCTATGCTTCTATGCCATCGTCTTGAAATTGATAAGAACGGGATGGTTACAGGCTATAAATTAAGGCAAAAAGAAGCAAAACGCGAGTCTGTCAGAGCTTTTAAGGCCCTTAATTACCAGGTGGTCGCGGTTGGTGATTCCTATAACGATACCCTGATGCTTTCGGAAGCGCATACCGGGATTTTGTTCAAGCCGCCGCAGAATGTAATAGATGATTTTCCTCAGTTTCCGGTAACGCGGAATTATGCTGAATTAAAAGATGTGTTGTTAAAAATGGTTTAA
- a CDS encoding aspartate kinase encodes MKKFVVMKFGGSSVADAEKIKNVARKVVNKEKEGNKVVVVVSAPGDMTDDLIALAEGITKDPDARELDMLLATGEQASIALLSMAIKDIGWKAISLTGPQAGIYADTTYTKARITKIVPTKVHNELNKGNIVIVAGFQGLNPNDDITTLGRGGSDLTAVALAAALKADLCEIYTDVDGVYTTDPRLVKEAMKIDYISYEEMLEMAGSGAQVMQARSIEVAKKFNVEIHVRCTFNDNQGTIITDEAKINSGEAASSAARRRGGKKMEEVVVSSVTYDKNQVKFAILGVPDKPGIAAQVFGSLANAGINVDMIIQSAPREKYNDISFTVSRSDIRKARAVIGKVKRKLDAEEVIYDDKIAKVSIVGVGMRSYPGVASKMFKTLSKNNINIDMISTSEIKISCVIKEAQVNEAVVALHKAFGLGSK; translated from the coding sequence ATGAAAAAATTTGTGGTAATGAAATTCGGCGGTTCGTCTGTCGCCGATGCCGAAAAAATAAAAAATGTTGCAAGGAAAGTCGTAAATAAAGAAAAAGAAGGGAATAAAGTTGTTGTAGTGGTTTCTGCCCCCGGGGATATGACTGACGACCTTATAGCCCTGGCTGAAGGCATAACCAAAGACCCGGACGCAAGAGAGCTTGACATGCTTCTTGCCACCGGAGAACAGGCTTCTATAGCTCTTTTGTCGATGGCGATAAAAGACATTGGGTGGAAAGCGATTTCTTTGACGGGGCCGCAGGCAGGCATATATGCTGACACGACTTATACAAAAGCCAGGATAACAAAAATAGTGCCTACCAAAGTCCACAATGAGCTGAACAAGGGGAATATCGTGATTGTCGCAGGTTTTCAGGGATTGAACCCCAATGACGATATTACAACTCTGGGCCGCGGCGGGTCAGACCTTACAGCGGTTGCGCTTGCTGCAGCACTGAAAGCGGACCTATGCGAGATCTATACTGATGTAGACGGCGTTTATACTACCGATCCCAGGCTTGTTAAAGAAGCCATGAAAATAGATTATATATCTTATGAAGAGATGCTTGAAATGGCCGGTTCCGGCGCGCAGGTAATGCAGGCACGGAGCATAGAAGTGGCAAAAAAGTTCAATGTCGAGATACATGTGCGTTGTACTTTTAATGATAATCAGGGAACTATAATCACAGATGAAGCAAAAATTAATTCCGGGGAGGCTGCCTCATCGGCAGCCCGCCGGAGAGGTGGGAAAAAAATGGAAGAAGTAGTCGTATCAAGCGTGACTTATGACAAAAATCAGGTTAAATTCGCCATCCTTGGAGTCCCGGATAAACCCGGTATAGCGGCCCAGGTTTTCGGAAGTCTTGCGAACGCGGGCATTAACGTGGATATGATCATCCAATCTGCACCTAGGGAAAAATATAACGATATATCTTTTACCGTATCAAGGAGCGATATCAGGAAAGCCCGTGCAGTCATAGGGAAAGTCAAGCGTAAACTTGACGCCGAGGAAGTTATTTACGACGACAAGATAGCGAAAGTCTCTATTGTCGGGGTCGGGATGCGGAGCTATCCCGGGGTCGCGTCCAAGATGTTCAAGACCTTGTCAAAAAACAATATAAATATAGACATGATATCTACGAGCGAAATAAAGATATCATGCGTGATTAAAGAAGCACAGGTCAATGAGGCCGTTGTTGCCCTTCACAAAGCATTCGGCCTTGGATCAAAATAA
- the cimA gene encoding citramalate synthase: MKIELFDTTLRDGSQGAGIWFSLEDKVKIAKALANMGVSYIEGGWPGSNPKDEDFFKQALELNLKKAKIVAFGSTRHKDKKAHQDPNLSTLVNSKVKVACIFGKSWDMQVTQALRASLEENLKMIYDSVAFLKSKKLQVIYDAEHFFDGFKNNREYALRSIRSAYEAKADNITFCDTNGGMLPGDIREIVRIVRKELPEVALGIHNHNDSDCAVANSIVAVQEGCTLVQGTINGLGERCGNANLCSILPALQLKLGLECLPKEKLRELTELSRYVDEIANLLPNEKQPYVGRNAFAHKAGIHVSAVARHSKTYEHIHPEEVGNERRILVSELAGKSNVFFKSKELSLDMPKDPAATGKIIRLLKEAENKGFQFEDADGSFALLVYKAVGKYKPVFALKSFRVSVEKNTKGEMVSEATIKLLVNGREEHTVAEGDGPVNALDNSLRKALEKFYPQIKEVSLTDFKVRIINTKAGTAAKVRVLIESSDTASTWGTIGVSENIIEASWQALVDAVEYKILKK; this comes from the coding sequence ATGAAGATAGAATTATTTGACACTACTTTAAGGGATGGCTCCCAGGGAGCGGGCATCTGGTTCTCTCTGGAAGACAAGGTCAAGATAGCAAAGGCCCTTGCTAATATGGGTGTAAGCTATATCGAAGGCGGCTGGCCCGGATCAAACCCGAAAGATGAGGATTTTTTTAAACAAGCTCTTGAACTAAACTTGAAAAAAGCAAAGATCGTAGCATTCGGCTCTACCAGGCATAAAGACAAAAAAGCGCACCAGGACCCGAATTTATCGACCCTTGTGAACTCAAAAGTCAAAGTCGCCTGCATTTTCGGGAAATCCTGGGACATGCAGGTAACCCAGGCCTTAAGGGCTTCCCTTGAAGAAAACCTTAAAATGATATATGACAGTGTGGCTTTCTTAAAGTCAAAAAAGCTGCAGGTGATCTATGACGCGGAACATTTCTTTGACGGGTTCAAGAATAACAGGGAGTATGCCCTCAGGTCTATCAGGTCAGCGTACGAGGCAAAGGCGGACAATATAACGTTCTGCGATACGAACGGAGGGATGCTTCCCGGAGATATAAGGGAAATAGTGCGCATTGTCAGAAAGGAATTGCCGGAGGTAGCGCTTGGAATACATAACCACAATGATTCTGATTGTGCGGTGGCAAATTCAATAGTTGCTGTCCAGGAAGGCTGTACACTTGTGCAGGGGACTATCAACGGGCTGGGCGAGCGGTGCGGCAATGCAAACCTTTGCTCTATCTTGCCGGCTCTGCAGTTAAAGCTCGGCCTTGAATGCCTGCCTAAGGAAAAACTAAGGGAGTTGACGGAGTTATCCCGTTATGTTGATGAAATAGCTAACCTCTTACCTAATGAAAAGCAGCCGTACGTAGGCAGAAATGCGTTTGCGCATAAGGCAGGTATTCACGTGTCAGCCGTTGCAAGGCATTCAAAAACATATGAGCATATTCATCCTGAAGAGGTGGGCAACGAAAGAAGGATACTAGTCAGCGAGCTTGCAGGAAAGAGCAATGTTTTCTTTAAGTCAAAGGAGCTTTCTCTTGATATGCCGAAAGACCCTGCCGCGACAGGTAAGATAATCCGCTTGCTCAAAGAAGCGGAGAATAAAGGTTTTCAGTTCGAAGATGCAGACGGTTCTTTTGCTCTTTTAGTGTATAAAGCAGTCGGAAAATATAAGCCGGTTTTTGCGCTCAAAAGCTTCCGGGTCAGTGTAGAAAAGAACACAAAAGGTGAAATGGTCTCTGAAGCTACCATAAAACTTTTAGTCAACGGCAGGGAAGAACATACCGTTGCCGAAGGCGACGGCCCTGTGAACGCTCTTGATAACTCTCTCAGGAAAGCCCTGGAGAAGTTTTATCCGCAGATAAAAGAAGTTTCGTTGACTGATTTTAAGGTAAGGATAATTAATACAAAAGCTGGTACAGCTGCCAAAGTACGTGTTTTAATTGAGTCAAGCGACACCGCTTCTACGTGGGGCACGATAGGCGTTTCCGAGAATATTATCGAGGCCTCATGGCAGGCGCTGGTAGATGCAGTGGAATATAAAATATTAAAAAAATAA
- the ilvD gene encoding dihydroxy-acid dehydratase → MRSNEIKKGEVRAPNRCLVYATGISTSEMNKPFIGIASSFTDLVPGHIGMRDLERHIERGVAAGGGAPFIFGVPAICDGIAMGHSGMHYSLPSRELIADIIESVVKAHCLDGLVLLTNCDKVTPGMLMAAARLNIPSIVVTAGPMHTGMYKGQRRSLVRDTFEVVGQFYAGKIKGAELEDLELSACPGEGSCQGLYTANTMACLTETLGMSLTGCATALAGSAKKRRIAYDSGEKIVDLVKQNTVPRRILTPNAFKNAIMIDMALGGSTNTVLHLPAIANEAGIKLPLEMFDVISKTTPHITSLEPSGDHYMEDLEYAGGIPAVLSCFPKKLLSSSTVSGRNILEIAKTSKVLDTNVIRENKPYNKEGGIAILNGNLAPEGCVVKQSAVKDKMKVFTGKARIFDSEEDAMNAIVKKKIQKGDVIVIRYEGPQGGPGMREMLGPTSAIQGMGLSEHVALITDGRFSGGTRGPCVGHISPEAAVGGPIAAIRDGDIITIDIPKRQLTVRLTETDINVRLAKWTAPQNKFKFGYLSRYARMVQSANTGAIVK, encoded by the coding sequence ATGCGCAGTAATGAGATCAAAAAAGGTGAAGTAAGGGCTCCGAACAGATGCCTTGTTTATGCTACGGGCATAAGTACCAGCGAAATGAATAAACCATTTATCGGCATAGCGTCTTCGTTTACCGACCTTGTTCCCGGCCATATAGGCATGAGAGACCTGGAGAGGCATATAGAAAGAGGCGTAGCAGCCGGCGGCGGTGCACCCTTTATTTTCGGCGTGCCGGCGATATGCGACGGCATAGCCATGGGGCATTCGGGGATGCATTACTCTCTTCCTTCCCGGGAGCTTATTGCGGATATCATAGAATCGGTCGTAAAGGCTCACTGCCTGGACGGCTTAGTCCTTTTAACTAACTGCGATAAAGTGACTCCTGGAATGCTTATGGCAGCGGCACGTTTGAATATACCTTCAATAGTCGTTACTGCAGGCCCCATGCACACGGGAATGTATAAAGGCCAGCGCCGTTCTCTGGTAAGGGACACTTTTGAAGTTGTCGGGCAGTTTTATGCAGGTAAAATAAAAGGTGCTGAGCTCGAAGATCTGGAACTGTCCGCGTGTCCGGGCGAAGGTTCCTGCCAGGGGCTGTATACGGCAAACACCATGGCTTGCCTAACGGAAACACTGGGGATGTCTCTTACGGGTTGTGCGACTGCACTTGCAGGTTCGGCGAAAAAACGGCGTATCGCCTATGATTCTGGCGAAAAAATAGTCGATCTCGTCAAGCAGAATACCGTGCCCAGAAGGATACTTACCCCTAACGCGTTTAAGAACGCAATAATGATAGATATGGCCCTGGGCGGGTCAACGAACACTGTCCTGCATCTGCCGGCCATAGCTAACGAAGCGGGAATAAAACTTCCCCTTGAAATGTTCGATGTGATATCAAAAACAACCCCTCATATTACTTCTCTTGAGCCCTCGGGAGACCATTATATGGAAGACCTTGAATATGCGGGAGGTATTCCTGCGGTGTTGTCCTGTTTTCCGAAAAAACTCCTTTCATCGTCAACTGTAAGCGGGAGGAATATCCTTGAAATAGCAAAGACCAGCAAAGTATTGGATACGAACGTTATCAGGGAAAATAAACCTTACAACAAAGAAGGAGGCATAGCGATATTGAACGGCAACCTTGCCCCTGAAGGCTGTGTCGTAAAGCAATCTGCGGTAAAAGACAAGATGAAAGTATTTACTGGCAAAGCAAGGATCTTTGATTCTGAAGAGGATGCGATGAACGCTATAGTCAAGAAAAAAATACAAAAAGGCGATGTGATAGTGATCAGGTATGAAGGGCCACAGGGCGGCCCGGGTATGAGAGAGATGCTGGGCCCCACGAGTGCCATTCAGGGCATGGGGTTGTCAGAACACGTAGCTCTTATAACTGACGGCAGGTTTTCTGGCGGGACACGCGGCCCCTGCGTAGGCCATATCTCTCCTGAAGCTGCAGTAGGAGGGCCCATAGCCGCTATACGCGACGGCGATATAATAACAATCGATATACCAAAAAGACAGTTGACCGTCAGGCTTACCGAGACAGATATAAATGTCAGGCTTGCCAAGTGGACGGCTCCTCAGAACAAATTCAAATTCGGGTATTTATCAAGATATGCAAGAATGGTGCAGTCGGCAAACACAGGGGCGATAGTGAAATAG
- the ilvB gene encoding biosynthetic-type acetolactate synthase large subunit, with protein MQKTGAQILIECLLKEKADVVFGYPGGQVIPIFDAIYGSPLHFILSRHEQGAAHMADGYARSTGRVGVCLATSGPGATNLVTGLATAFMDSIPVVAITGQVPTHLIGNDAFQEADITGITRPVTKHNFLVKDIKDLARTIREAFYIASTGRQGPVLVDIPSDVQRAVTEFIWPENIEIRSYKPVQHGHPGQIKKVADAINESKQPVLYTGGGIISSGAYKEVIELAEKADIPVTNTLLSLGSFPQDHRLFLGMLGMHGTCYANNAVQNADLIIAIGARFDDRVTGKVDAFAKKAKIAHIDIDPTSISKSISADIPVVGDAKTVLAELIKNVKKNSHKEWLEAIGKWKKSNPLSYKNDEKLRPQYVIDCITKLTKGEAIVTTEVGQNQMWAAQFYKTNRPRNFISSGGLGTMGYGFPAAIGAKLANPKKQVIDIAGDGSIQMNIQELATAVLNNINVKVIILNNHYLGMVRQWQEFFWGKRYSGVCLMKGSGCPDKCNKPQSKKCFTYVPDFVKIAEAYGAVGLRCKNKKDVISTLRKTLSLNKTVFAEFIVEQEENVFPMVPAGKPLDEVMTSLA; from the coding sequence ATGCAAAAGACCGGAGCTCAGATATTAATTGAATGTCTGTTAAAAGAAAAAGCGGATGTGGTTTTCGGATATCCGGGCGGCCAGGTGATCCCCATATTCGATGCTATTTACGGGTCACCCCTGCATTTTATCCTTTCGCGCCACGAACAGGGCGCTGCGCATATGGCTGACGGCTATGCCCGTTCAACGGGCAGGGTCGGCGTATGCCTTGCAACTTCAGGGCCGGGTGCGACTAATCTTGTCACCGGGCTTGCAACGGCTTTCATGGATTCTATACCTGTTGTGGCTATAACAGGGCAGGTGCCGACACATTTAATAGGCAACGATGCGTTCCAGGAAGCGGATATAACAGGTATTACAAGGCCTGTCACAAAACATAATTTTCTTGTAAAAGATATCAAAGACCTCGCAAGGACTATAAGAGAAGCTTTTTATATAGCCTCGACAGGCAGGCAGGGACCGGTCCTTGTCGATATTCCGTCTGATGTCCAGCGTGCCGTAACAGAATTTATCTGGCCTGAAAATATAGAAATACGTTCCTATAAGCCCGTCCAGCACGGCCATCCCGGGCAGATAAAAAAAGTAGCAGATGCCATAAACGAAAGCAAACAACCGGTACTTTATACCGGCGGAGGGATAATATCTTCAGGCGCATATAAAGAAGTCATTGAACTTGCGGAAAAAGCAGATATTCCGGTCACGAATACGCTTCTGAGCCTGGGAAGTTTCCCCCAGGATCACAGGCTTTTCCTGGGCATGCTCGGCATGCACGGTACCTGTTATGCAAACAATGCTGTTCAGAATGCAGATCTGATAATTGCCATAGGCGCCAGGTTTGACGACAGGGTTACAGGCAAAGTCGATGCGTTCGCAAAAAAAGCAAAGATAGCCCATATAGACATAGACCCGACTTCCATATCCAAAAGCATAAGCGCTGACATCCCTGTGGTAGGGGATGCAAAGACGGTGCTGGCAGAACTTATTAAGAACGTTAAGAAGAACAGCCATAAAGAATGGCTTGAAGCTATAGGTAAATGGAAAAAATCAAACCCATTATCTTATAAAAATGACGAAAAACTCAGGCCCCAGTATGTTATTGATTGCATAACCAAACTTACAAAAGGCGAAGCTATAGTTACAACTGAAGTAGGACAAAACCAGATGTGGGCCGCTCAGTTTTACAAGACCAACAGGCCGCGCAACTTTATAAGTTCAGGAGGCCTGGGCACCATGGGTTATGGTTTTCCGGCTGCTATCGGCGCAAAACTTGCAAACCCAAAAAAACAGGTCATAGACATAGCAGGCGACGGTTCTATACAGATGAACATACAGGAACTTGCGACTGCCGTGTTGAATAATATAAATGTCAAGGTGATAATACTCAACAACCATTATCTCGGGATGGTCCGCCAGTGGCAGGAATTTTTCTGGGGTAAAAGGTATTCAGGGGTCTGTTTGATGAAAGGTTCAGGATGCCCGGATAAATGCAATAAACCTCAATCAAAAAAGTGTTTTACTTATGTCCCTGATTTCGTAAAAATAGCCGAAGCGTACGGAGCTGTGGGCCTTAGGTGCAAAAATAAAAAAGATGTAATCTCTACATTAAGGAAAACATTGTCTTTGAATAAAACCGTGTTTGCGGAATTCATAGTCGAACAGGAAGAGAACGTTTTCCCCATGGTACCCGCAGGCAAGCCTCTTGATGAGGTAATGACCAGTTTAGCGTAG
- the ilvN gene encoding acetolactate synthase small subunit encodes MRHTISVLVENKFGVLARISTLFAARGFNIDSLAVGETENPDVSSMTIIVRGNDRILEQVEKQLNKLIDIIKVIDFKATKHVERELALMKVKVDKSNRTEVLQIVKTFRAKIIDVSQSSVIIEITGKEEKVNALINMIKPFGVKELSRTGIIAMGRG; translated from the coding sequence ATGCGTCATACGATTTCAGTTTTGGTTGAAAATAAATTCGGAGTCCTTGCGCGGATTTCGACTTTGTTCGCTGCCCGGGGGTTTAACATAGATTCATTGGCCGTAGGTGAAACTGAAAACCCCGATGTTTCAAGCATGACGATTATCGTCAGAGGCAATGACAGGATACTGGAACAGGTGGAAAAACAGCTTAACAAACTTATTGATATAATAAAAGTAATAGATTTTAAGGCAACAAAACACGTCGAGCGCGAACTTGCCCTTATGAAAGTAAAAGTTGACAAGTCCAACCGCACAGAGGTCCTTCAGATAGTAAAAACTTTCAGGGCAAAGATAATAGATGTATCACAGAGTTCTGTGATAATCGAGATAACAGGAAAAGAAGAAAAAGTAAATGCCTTAATAAACATGATAAAACCGTTCGGAGTAAAAGAATTGTCAAGGACAGGCATAATAGCCATGGGAAGAGGATAA